Proteins co-encoded in one Solea senegalensis isolate Sse05_10M linkage group LG8, IFAPA_SoseM_1, whole genome shotgun sequence genomic window:
- the LOC122773615 gene encoding extracellular calcium-sensing receptor-like encodes MTVANPTAAPPAASKCTLLNSFQPGFVVQGDYVIGGIFPIHFNLKTPDLNGTYRPPPMNCNDPRAFRWAQIMRLAVEEINQNPVLLPNHTLGYKIFDSCGFSLTGQRAVLSMLNGVSEENSVMCTNASSLLAVIGESGSAQSIVLSRILQPFRIPMISYFSSCACLSDRHKYPTFFRVIPSDDYQVKAIAQLLVHFNWTWVGLLRGDREYGRFAFQGLLRELQGTKVCVAYQEIIPLLYNHQTALKIIKVMRSSNAKVVVVFADEGEMTPFLRDYMTQNITGIQWVASEALVTASVFSGREYYPYLRGTIGFGIRKGHISTLGDFLQTVSPQRYPDNVLMPPCSGQESLLEQHSAYMNTSSPRVAYNVYKAVYAIAHSLHNLILCQPGRGPFRNNSCAQSNNIHPWQLQHYLQEVNFQIGGEEVDFDAKGDSVPYYDIINWQRGTEGNIEFVNVGLFDGTKAVGEELLIQEDRIMWAGHQSEVPVSVCSASCLPGSRKAVRRGEPICCFDCVPCDSGKISNQTNSVDCAICPEDFWSNNDRTACISKKVEYLTFDSLGIALTVMSVVGACFTLAVCGVFFCHRHTAIVRVNNSELSFFILFALTLCFLCSLLFIGKPTYWSCMLRHTAFSITFSLCISCILGKTLVVLAAFTATRPGHNIMKWLGPKQQRTIISSCTLVQVVICAAWLIDVPPFPSRNTQYEHSKIILECSVGSSLAFWCVLGYIGLQACLCFVLAFLARKLPGNFNEAKFITFSMLIFCAVWLAFIPAYISSPGNYADAVESFAILASSFGLLFCLFAPKSYIILLKSEKNTKQHLMGKEKK; translated from the exons ATGACTGTGGCCAATC ccactgcagctccaccagcagcctcaaagtgcactcttctaaacagcttccaACCAGGCTTTGTGGTCCAGGGGGACTATGTCATCGGTGGGATTTTccccattcattttaatctgaaaacgCCAGACCTTAACGGCACCTACAGACCACCACCGATGAATTGCAATG ATCCCAGGGCTTTCCGGTGGGCTCAGATtatgagactggcagtggaggagataaaccagaatccagtgctGTTGCCGAATCACACACTGGGCTACAAAATATTTGATTCATGCGGATTTTCAttgacaggacagagagctgttttatcGATGCTAaatggagtgagtgaggaaaactctGTTATGTGCACAAATGCCTCATCACTCCTCGCTGTGATTGGGGAATCTGGATCTGCTCAGTCTATTGTTCTGTCAAGAATCCTGCAGCCATTCAGGATCCCCATG atcagctacttttcttcatgtgcatgtttgtcagatAGACACAAATACCCAACCTTCTTCAGAGTGATTCCTAGTGATGACTACCAG gtgaaagccattgcacagctgctggtgcactttaactggacttgggtggggctgctgcgaggAGACCGTGAATATGGTCGCTTTGCTTTTCAAGGTTTACTGAGAGAATTACAGGGaaccaaagtatgtgtagcgTACCAAGAAATTATTCCTCTGCTCTACAATCACCAGACGGCACTAAAGATTATcaag GTGATGCGTAGCTCTAATGCAAAAGTGGTGGTGGTATTTGCAGATGAGGGAGAGATGACACCTTTCTTAAGGGactacatgactcagaacatcacTGGAATCCAGTGGGTGGCGAGTGAAGCCTTGGTCACAGCATCAGTCTTTTCAGGGAGAGAGTATTACCCTTACTTGAGAGGAACCATAGGGTTTGGCATCAGAAAAGGTCACATCTCCACActgggtgacttcctgcagacagtaaGCCCTCAAAGATATCCTGACAATGTGCTG atgccaccctgctcagggcaggagtctctgctggaacagcactcagcctacatgaatacatccagccctAGAGTCGCCTATAATGTCTATAAGGCTGTATATGCCattgctcattccctgcacaacctcATTCTCTGTCAGCCAGGGAGGGGGCCTTTCCGGAACAactcatgtgctcagagcaacaacatacacccttggcag CTACAACActacctccaggaagtgaactttcagATTGGTGGGGAGGAGGTGGACTTTGATGCCAAGGGTGactctgtaccctattatgatatcatcaactggcagagaggcacagaaggaaacattgaatttgtcaatgtgggtttgtttgatggaaccaaggctgttggagaggagctgttgatccaggaggacaggataatgtgggcaggacatcagagtgag gtgccagtgtctgtgtgcagtgccagttgtcttccaggctcccggaaggctgtccgtcgtggggagcctatctgctgctttgactgtgtaccatgtgacagcggcaaaattagcaatcagacaa ACTCAGTAGATTGTGCaatttgtcctgaggacttctggtcaaacaatgacagaacagcctgcatctccaagaaagtggagtacttgaccttcgattcattgggaatagccctgacagtgatgtctgtggtgggcgcctgcttcactctggctgtctgtggtgtcttcttctgtcacagacatacagccatcgtccgtgtgaataactctgagctcagtttcttcatactATTTGCACTGACTCtatgtttcctgtgttctctacttttcattggaaagccaacatattggtcctgcatgctgcgccacactgcctttagcatcacattttcactgtgtatttcctgcatcctggggaagaccctggtggtactggctgcattcactgccaccaggccagggcacaacatcatgaagtggctggggcctaagcagcagaggaccattaTCTCCAGCTGTactctggttcaggtggttatctgtgctgcctggctcattgatgTTCCCCCatttccatccagaaatacacaatatgaacactCAAAGATCATACtggagtgtagtgtgggctCTAGTCTGGCTTtctggtgtgttcttggatatattggtctacaggcctgtctgtgctttgtattggcttttctggCTCGTAAGTTGCCGGGaaacttcaacgaggccaagttcatcacattcagcatgctgatcttctgtgctgtgtggctagcattcatccctgcttatatcagctcccctggaaattatgcagatgcagttgagtcatttgccatcttggcctccagctttggcttattgttctgcctgtttgctccaaagagttacattattttactgaagtctga
- the LOC122773127 gene encoding extracellular calcium-sensing receptor-like — protein MPDLNGTYRPPPINCNGFDPRAFRWAQTMRLAVEEINQNPVLLPNHTLGYKIFDSCGFSLTGQRAVLSMLNGVSEENSVMCTNASSLLAVIGESGSAQSIVLSRILQPFRIPMISYFSSCACLSDRHKYPTFFRVIPSDDYQVKAIAQLLVHFNWTWVGLLRGDREYGRFAFQGLLRELQGTKVCVAYQEIIPLLYNHQTALKIIKVMRSSNAKVVVVFADEGEMTPFLRDYMTQNITGIQWVASEALVTASVFSGREYYPYLRGTIGFGIRKGHISTLGDFLQTVSPQRYPDNVLMPPCSGQESLLEQHSAYMNTSSPRVAYNVYKAVYAIAHSLHNLILCQPGRGPFRNNSCAQSNNIHPWQLQHYLQEVNFQIGGEEVDFDAKGDSVPYYDIINWQRGTEGNIEFVNVGLFDGTKAVGEELLIQEDRIMWAGHQSEVPVSVCSASCLPGSRKAVRRGEPICCFDCVPCDSGKISNQTNSVDCTICPEDFWSNNDRTACISKKVEYLTFDSLGIALTVMSVVGACFTLAVCGVFFCYRHTAIVRVNNSELSFFILFALTLCFLCSLFFIGKPTYWSCMLRHTAFSITFSLCISCILGKTLVVLAAFTATRPGHNIMKWLGPKQQRTIISSCTLVQVVICAAWLIDSPPFPSRNTQYEHSKIILECSVGSSLAFWCVLGYIGLQACLCFVLAFLARKLPGNFNEAKFITFSMLIFCAVWLAFIPAYISSPGNYADAVESFAILASSFGLLFCLFAPKSYIILLKPEKNTKQHLMGKEKK, from the exons atgccaGACCTTAACGGCACCTACAGACCACCACCGATCAATTGCAATGG ATTTGATCCCAGGGCTTTCCGGTGGGCTCAGactatgagactggcagtggaggagataaaccagaatccagtgctGTTGCCGAATCACACACTGGGCTACAAAATATTTGATTCATGCGGATTTTCAttgacaggacagagagctgttttatcGATGCTAaatggagtgagtgaggaaaactctGTTATGTGCACAAATGCCTCATCACTCCTCGCTGTGATTGGGGAATCTGGATCTGCTCAGTCTATTGTTCTGTCAAGAATCCTGCAGCCATTCAGGATCCCCATG atcagctacttttcttcatgtgcatgtttgtcagatAGACACAAATACCCAACCTTCTTCAGAGTGATTCCTAGTGATGACTACCAG gtgaaagccattgcacagctgctggtgcactttaactggacttgggtggggctgctgcgaggAGACCGTGAATATGGTCGCTTTGCTTTTCAAGGTTTACTGAGAGAATTACAGGGaaccaaagtatgtgtagcgTACCAAGAAATTATTCCTCTGCTCTACAATCACCAGACGGCACTAAAGATTATcaag GTGATGCGTAGCTCTAATGCAAAAGTGGTGGTGGTATTTGCAGATGAGGGAGAGATGACACCTTTCTTAAGGGactacatgactcagaacatcacTGGAATCCAGTGGGTGGCGAGTGAAGCCTTGGTCACAGCATCAGTCTTTTCAGGGAGAGAGTATTACCCTTACTTGAGAGGAACCATAGGGTTTGGCATCAGAAAAGGTCATATCTCCACActgggtgacttcctgcagaccGTAAGCCCTCAAAGATATCCTGACAATGTGCTG atgccaccctgctcagggcaggagtctctgctggaacagcactcagcctacatgaatacatccagccctAGAGTCGCCTATAATGTCTATAAGGCTGTATATGCCattgctcattccctgcacaacctcATTCTCTGTCAGCCAGGGAGGGGGCCTTTCCGGAACAactcatgtgctcagagcaacaacatacacccttggcag CTACAACActacctccaggaagtgaactttcagATTGGTGGGGAGGAGGTGGACTTTGATGCCAAGGGTGactctgtaccctattatgatatcatcaactggcagagaggcacagaaggaaacattgaatttgtcaatgtgggtttgtttgatggaaccaaggctgttggagaggagctgttgatccaggaggacaggataatgtgggcaggacatcagagtgag gtgccagtgtctgtgtgcagtgccagttgtcttccaggctcccggaaggctgtccgtcgtggggagcctatctgctgctttgactgtgtaccatgtgacagcggcaaaattagcaatcagacaa ACTCAGTAGATTGCACaatttgtcctgaggacttctggtcaaacaacgacagaacagcctgcatctccaagaaagtggagtacttgaCCTTCGATTCATTAGGaatagccctgacagtgatgtctgtggtcggcgcctgcttcactctggctgtctgtggagtcttcttctgttacagacacacagccatcgtccgtgtgaataactctgagctcagtttcttcatactATTTGCACTTACACTAtgtttcctctgttctctgtttttcattggaaagccaacatattggtcctgcatgctgcgccacacagcctttagcatcacattttcactgtgtatttcctgcatcctggggaagaccctggtggtactggctgcattcactgccaccaggccagggcacaacatcatgaagtggctggggcctaagcagcagaggaccattaTCTCCAGCTGTactctggttcaggtggttatctgtgctgcctggctcattgatTCTCCCCCatttccatccagaaatacacaatatgaacattcaaagatcatactggagtgtagtgtgggctctagcctggctttctggtgtgttcttggatatattggattacaggcctgtctgtgctttgtattggcttttctggCTCGAAAGTTGCCAGGaaacttcaacgaggccaagttcatcacattcagcatgctgatcttctgtgctgtgtggctagcattcatccctgcttatatcagctccccaggaaattatgcagatgcagttgagtcatttgccatcttggcctccagctttggcttattgttctgcctgtttgctccaaagagttacattattttactgaagcctgaaaagaatacaaaacagcacctgatggggaaagaaaagaaatga